A region of Triplophysa dalaica isolate WHDGS20190420 chromosome 18, ASM1584641v1, whole genome shotgun sequence DNA encodes the following proteins:
- the nfu1 gene encoding NFU1 iron-sulfur cluster scaffold homolog, mitochondrial: protein MAAYRSVGVGGNLLAFLTRSYHGLSKTPDIVKRSALPHHTTNMFIRNMFVQTQNTPNPNSLKFIPGRVVLESGTMDFTGPRDAYCSPLARQLFRIDGVKSVLLGPDFITITRDNGNTEWKVIKPDVFATIMDFFTSGLPVVNEADAPSADTAPSEEDDEVVSMIKELLDTRIRPTVQEDGGDILYRGFEDGIVKLKLQGACTSCPSSIITLKNGIQNMLQFYVPEVEGVEQVKDEEVDVADKVKE from the exons ATGGCTGCCTACAGGAGCGTTGGAGTTGGGGGCAATCTTTTGGCCTTTTTAACGAGATC GTACCATGGGCTTAGCAAAACTCCCGATATAGTGAAAAGAAGTGCATTGCCACATCATACAACCAACATGTTTA TCAGAAACATGTTTGTTCAAACCCAGAACACCCCAAATCCAAATAGTCTGAAGTTTATCCCTGGCCGTGTGGTGCTGGAATCGGGGACCATGGACTTTACTGGACCTAGAGATGCTTATTGTTCCCCGTTGGCAAG GCAGTTATTCAGAATCGATGGAGTCAAGAGTGTTTTGCTTGGCCCTGATTTCATCACCATTACCAGG GATAACGGAAACACAGAGTGGAAGGTGATCAAACCAGATGTTTTCGCCACCATTATGGACTTCTTCACATCTGGACTTCCTGTTGTCAATGAGGCAGATGCACCAAGTGCAGACACAG CTCCTTCAGAAGAAGATGATGAGGTGGTTTCCatgatcaaagaactgctggaTACACGCATAAG ACCCACAGTTCAGGAAGATGGTGGTGACATTCTGTATCGGGGTTTTGAGGACGGAATTGTAAAGCTGAAGCTGCAAGGAGCCTGTACTAGCTGTCCTAGCTCCATCATAACACTGAAGAATGGCATCCAAAACATGCTGCAGTTCTATGTTCCTGAGGTGGAAGGAGTTGAGCAG GTGAAGGATGAGGAAGTGGATGTAGCAGATAAAGTCAAGGAATGA